The genomic stretch TCCGGCGAAGCGGCTCAGCTGATAAAAGCTTTAAACGATTACTTCGGCAAGGGGGACATAGAGTTCCACCCCGGTGTAAGTTACCGGCACCTGATGATATGGAAAAACGGAAATGAAAAGGCCGAAACCACTCCACCGCACGATATTACAGGGAAGAGCATAAGAAATTATCTTCCGCGCGGCGATGCCGGGGAGAGGCTCAACATGATCACCACCGAAGCGCAGATAATTTTGAAACCGCATTCCGTAAACGTAAAGAGAAAGGACGACGGGAAATCCGAAGCGAACTCCATCTGGCTCTGGGGACAGGGGAAAGCCCCCTCAATGCCGAAGCTGAAGGATTTCCGCGGGATCACCGGGACCATGATCTCGGCTGTCGACCTGATGAAGGGGCTCGGCGTTCTCGCCGGGATGGACGTGATAAACGTCGAGGGAGCGACAGGGTTCATCGACACCAATTACGAAGGGAAGATGCGCGCGGCGAAGGAAGGTCTTGCGAAAAACGATTTCGTATACATCCACATCGAATCGCCGGACGAATCGGGCCACCAGGGCTCCATCGAAAACAAGATAAGGGCGATCGAAGATTTCGACGCGAAGATAGTCGGCCCGCTCCTTGATGAGATTGCCAGACTGAACGGAAGGGCGATAG from Nitrospinota bacterium encodes the following:
- a CDS encoding cofactor-independent phosphoglycerate mutase, which gives rise to MKDSGKRIILLGDGMPDRPLEQLGGKTPLQAAKTPNMDRMAREGSAGFVHTVPEGFEPGSDVTNMGLLGYDPKKYYTGRAPLEAAGMHIPLGKNDVAYRCNLVTLSPTAEGVFMEDFSAGHISSGEAAQLIKALNDYFGKGDIEFHPGVSYRHLMIWKNGNEKAETTPPHDITGKSIRNYLPRGDAGERLNMITTEAQIILKPHSVNVKRKDDGKSEANSIWLWGQGKAPSMPKLKDFRGITGTMISAVDLMKGLGVLAGMDVINVEGATGFIDTNYEGKMRAAKEGLAKNDFVYIHIESPDESGHQGSIENKIRAIEDFDAKIVGPLLDEIARLNGRAIVLSDHPTPIELMTHTTDPVPFAIWPKLNGASASAPAFDESIITMNGSMKIANGYELFERFTEK